From a region of the Campylobacter showae genome:
- the rpsL gene encoding 30S ribosomal protein S12, translated as MPTINQLVRKERKKVTFKSKSPALKECPQRRGVCTRVYTTTPKKPNSALRKVAKVRLTSGFEVISYIGGEGHNLQEHSIVLVRGGRVKDLPGVKYHIVRGALDTAGVAKRTVSRSKYGAKRPKPGQAAAAAGKKK; from the coding sequence GTGCCAACCATTAATCAATTGGTCAGAAAAGAGCGCAAGAAAGTGACTTTTAAGTCAAAATCTCCAGCGCTAAAAGAGTGTCCTCAAAGAAGAGGAGTTTGCACTAGGGTCTATACTACGACTCCTAAAAAACCGAACTCGGCTTTGAGAAAAGTTGCCAAAGTTAGGCTTACAAGCGGATTTGAAGTGATCAGCTATATCGGCGGTGAAGGCCACAACCTACAAGAACACAGCATCGTGCTAGTGCGCGGCGGTCGTGTTAAAGACTTACCGGGCGTTAAATACCACATCGTACGCGGCGCTCTTGATACAGCCGGCGTTGCGAAAAGAACAGTTTCTCGCTCAAAATACGGCGCTAAACGTCCAAAACCTGGTCAAGCGGCAGCCGCAGCGGGTAAAAAGAAATAA
- the rpoC gene encoding DNA-directed RNA polymerase subunit beta', translating into MSELKPIEIKEERRPRDFEAFQLRLASPERIKSWSHGEVKKPETINYRTLKPERDGLFCAKIFGPIRDYECLCGKYKKMRYKGIKCEKCGVEVTSSKVRRSRMGHIELVTPVAHIWYVNSLPSRIETLLGIKMKDLERVLYYEAYIVESVGDAFYDTENSKKVEIFDVLNEEQYVSLASRFEESGFRARMGGEVIRDLLANIDLVELLNTLKDEISATNSEAKKKTIVKRLKVVESFLNSGNRPEWMMITNLPVLPPDLRPLVSLDGGKFAVSDVNDLYRRVINRNARLKRLMELDAPEIIIRNEKRMLQESVDALFDNGRRANAVKGANKRPLKSLSEIIKGKQGRFRQNLLGKRVDFSGRSVIVVGPKLRMDQCGLPKRMALELFKPHLLARLEEKGYATTVKQAKKMIEDKTNEVWECLEEVVKDHPVMLNRAPTLHKLSIQAFHPVLVEGKAIQLHPLVCAAFNADFDGDQMAVHVPLSQEAIAECKILMLSSMNILLPASGKAITVPSQDMVLGIYYLSLEKTDSKGANKIFASVDEVMIAEEAYCLEVHSKIKTMIGGKTLFTTAGRLIIRSILPDFVPENMWNRVMKKKDIANLVDYVYKNGGLEVTAGFLDKLKNLGFRYATKAGISISIADIIVPDSKQKYINEAKKKVREIQNQYGAGLLTDSERYNKIIDIWTDTNNVVAGEMMKLIQGDKGGFNSIYMMADSGARGSAAQIRQLAGMRGLMAKPDGSIIETPIISNFREGLNVLEYFNSTHGARKGLADTALKTANAGYLTRKLIDVAQNVKVTMHDCGTHEGVEITEITDNGELIESLEERILGRVLADDVIDPIANEVLFSEGTLIDEEKAKAITEAGIKSVSIRTPITCKAAKGVCAKCYGVNLGEGKLVKPGEAVGIISAQSIGEPGTQLTLRTFHIGGTASTEQQDYQVVAQKEGFIRYYNLNVYENGGKRIVANRRNSAVLLVEPKIKAPFDGKIEIEIAHEDVNIIVKGKKEEVKYTLRRGDLAKPNELAGVSGKVEGKIYIPYADGDSVKENESIAEVIKEGWNVPKRIPFASEIKVEDGEPIAKKILAGANGVLKFYILKGDYLERLRNIKKGHVVTEKGLFVVVADEDDREAVRYYIPRNSIIKANDSDIVDSKAVISEPESQEKTVIAEWDPYSTPIIAEAAGKVTYEDIEPGYSAAEQYDEATGQSRLVINEYLPSGIKPTIVISTDDGKMIRYQLEPKTAIFVANDEVVKQADILAKTPKAVAKSKDITGGLPRVSELFEARRPKNTAIIAEIDGTVRFEKPLRSKERIVIEADDGATAEYLIDKTRQIQVRDGEFIHAGEKLTDGLISSHDVLRILGEKALHYYLISEIQQVYRSQGVAIADKHIEIIVSQMLRQVKIVDSGDTNFITGDMISRTRFKEENERIMRMGGNPAIAEPILLGVTRAAIGSDSVISAASFQETTKVLTEASIAAKIDHLEDLKENVILGRMIPVGTGLYQDQKIKLKQN; encoded by the coding sequence ATGAGTGAGTTAAAACCTATTGAGATAAAAGAAGAACGCAGACCGCGCGATTTTGAAGCGTTTCAGCTTCGTTTGGCTAGCCCTGAGAGAATAAAGTCATGGAGCCACGGCGAGGTCAAAAAACCCGAAACCATAAACTACCGCACGCTAAAACCTGAGCGCGACGGTCTATTTTGCGCTAAAATTTTCGGTCCTATTCGCGACTACGAGTGCCTTTGCGGTAAGTATAAAAAAATGCGTTATAAGGGCATCAAGTGCGAAAAATGCGGCGTCGAGGTAACTAGCTCAAAGGTGCGCCGCTCTAGAATGGGCCACATCGAGCTCGTGACTCCTGTTGCGCATATCTGGTACGTAAATTCGCTCCCAAGCCGCATAGAAACGTTGCTTGGCATAAAGATGAAAGACCTTGAGCGCGTGCTTTACTACGAGGCGTATATAGTCGAGAGCGTAGGCGACGCATTTTACGATACCGAAAATAGCAAAAAAGTAGAAATTTTCGACGTTTTAAACGAAGAGCAGTATGTCTCTTTGGCTTCTCGCTTTGAAGAGAGCGGATTTAGAGCTAGGATGGGCGGTGAAGTTATCCGCGATTTACTAGCAAATATCGATCTTGTCGAGCTTTTAAATACCCTAAAAGACGAGATCAGCGCGACAAATTCGGAAGCCAAGAAAAAAACCATAGTAAAAAGACTAAAAGTCGTTGAGAGCTTTTTAAATTCAGGCAACCGTCCTGAGTGGATGATGATTACGAATTTGCCGGTCCTGCCACCGGATCTTCGTCCGCTTGTTAGCCTTGACGGCGGTAAATTTGCGGTTTCTGACGTAAATGACCTATATCGCCGCGTTATAAATAGAAACGCGCGCCTAAAACGCCTTATGGAGCTTGACGCACCTGAGATTATTATCAGAAACGAAAAGCGTATGCTTCAGGAGTCCGTCGATGCGCTATTTGACAACGGGCGACGCGCAAATGCGGTAAAAGGTGCAAATAAACGCCCGTTAAAATCGCTTTCTGAAATCATTAAAGGCAAGCAAGGCCGCTTCCGTCAAAATTTGCTCGGTAAGCGCGTGGATTTTTCTGGTCGTTCTGTTATCGTCGTCGGTCCAAAACTACGTATGGATCAGTGCGGATTACCGAAAAGAATGGCGCTTGAGCTGTTTAAGCCGCATTTGCTAGCTCGCCTCGAGGAGAAGGGCTACGCCACGACCGTAAAACAAGCTAAAAAGATGATAGAGGATAAGACGAACGAGGTTTGGGAGTGCCTGGAAGAGGTCGTTAAAGATCACCCGGTCATGCTAAATCGCGCTCCGACGCTTCACAAATTATCTATCCAGGCGTTTCACCCGGTGCTCGTCGAGGGCAAGGCTATCCAGCTACACCCGTTAGTTTGCGCCGCATTTAACGCGGACTTCGACGGTGACCAGATGGCTGTTCACGTTCCGCTATCGCAGGAAGCTATCGCAGAGTGCAAAATTTTGATGCTTAGTTCGATGAACATCTTGCTTCCTGCAAGCGGTAAGGCTATCACGGTTCCTAGTCAGGACATGGTTTTGGGGATTTACTATCTAAGCCTAGAAAAGACCGATAGCAAGGGCGCAAATAAAATTTTCGCATCGGTAGACGAAGTAATGATCGCCGAGGAAGCGTACTGCCTAGAGGTGCACTCGAAAATCAAAACGATGATTGGCGGCAAGACTCTATTTACGACCGCGGGTCGCTTGATCATCCGCTCGATTCTGCCTGATTTTGTTCCTGAAAATATGTGGAACAGGGTTATGAAGAAAAAAGATATCGCAAATTTGGTCGATTATGTTTACAAAAACGGCGGCCTTGAGGTAACGGCGGGATTTTTGGATAAGCTTAAAAATTTGGGCTTCCGTTATGCGACCAAGGCCGGTATCTCTATCTCTATCGCCGATATCATCGTCCCTGATAGCAAGCAAAAATATATCAACGAAGCCAAGAAAAAAGTCCGAGAGATACAAAATCAATACGGCGCGGGCTTGCTAACGGACTCCGAGAGATATAATAAAATCATCGACATCTGGACGGATACGAACAATGTCGTCGCTGGCGAGATGATGAAGCTTATCCAGGGAGATAAGGGCGGATTTAACTCTATTTATATGATGGCCGATAGCGGCGCGAGAGGCTCAGCGGCGCAAATTCGCCAGCTAGCCGGTATGCGTGGTCTTATGGCAAAGCCTGACGGCTCGATCATCGAGACTCCTATCATATCAAACTTCCGCGAAGGTCTAAACGTTCTTGAGTACTTTAACTCAACCCACGGCGCTAGAAAAGGTCTTGCGGATACCGCGCTAAAAACGGCGAATGCCGGATACCTAACCAGGAAGCTAATCGACGTCGCGCAAAACGTAAAAGTCACTATGCACGACTGCGGTACGCACGAGGGCGTCGAGATCACTGAGATCACCGATAACGGCGAGCTTATCGAGAGCTTGGAAGAGAGAATTTTAGGCCGCGTGCTAGCCGACGACGTGATCGATCCGATAGCAAACGAGGTATTATTTAGCGAAGGTACGCTAATAGACGAAGAAAAAGCAAAAGCGATAACCGAAGCGGGCATAAAATCGGTCAGTATCAGAACGCCGATAACTTGCAAAGCAGCAAAAGGCGTTTGCGCGAAATGCTACGGCGTGAATTTGGGCGAAGGAAAGCTAGTAAAACCGGGCGAAGCCGTCGGTATCATCTCGGCTCAATCTATCGGCGAACCCGGTACTCAGCTAACGCTAAGAACCTTTCACATCGGCGGTACGGCATCGACTGAGCAGCAAGACTACCAAGTCGTCGCACAAAAAGAGGGCTTTATAAGATACTACAATCTAAACGTTTACGAAAACGGCGGCAAGAGAATCGTAGCAAATCGCAGAAACTCAGCCGTCTTACTCGTCGAGCCTAAGATAAAAGCTCCGTTTGACGGAAAGATCGAGATCGAGATCGCTCACGAGGACGTAAATATCATCGTAAAAGGTAAAAAAGAAGAGGTAAAATATACTTTAAGAAGAGGCGACCTAGCGAAACCTAACGAGCTAGCCGGCGTTAGCGGTAAGGTAGAGGGTAAAATTTACATCCCTTATGCCGATGGCGACTCAGTCAAAGAGAACGAGAGTATCGCAGAGGTCATCAAAGAGGGCTGGAACGTACCGAAACGTATCCCGTTTGCCAGCGAGATAAAGGTAGAGGACGGCGAGCCGATCGCTAAGAAAATCCTTGCAGGTGCAAACGGCGTGCTTAAATTTTATATCTTAAAAGGCGATTATTTAGAGCGCTTAAGAAATATCAAAAAAGGCCACGTCGTAACCGAAAAAGGACTATTTGTCGTAGTTGCCGACGAGGACGATAGAGAAGCGGTTCGTTACTATATCCCGCGAAACTCTATCATCAAAGCAAACGATAGCGATATCGTGGATAGCAAAGCAGTTATCTCTGAGCCGGAAAGCCAAGAAAAAACCGTCATAGCCGAGTGGGATCCGTACTCTACGCCGATCATCGCCGAGGCTGCAGGTAAGGTTACGTACGAGGATATCGAGCCAGGCTATAGCGCCGCCGAGCAGTACGACGAGGCGACCGGCCAGAGCCGTCTAGTTATCAACGAGTATCTACCTTCGGGCATCAAGCCTACGATCGTTATCAGCACCGATGATGGCAAAATGATCCGCTATCAGCTAGAGCCAAAAACCGCGATATTCGTAGCCAACGACGAAGTGGTGAAGCAAGCCGATATCCTAGCTAAGACGCCTAAAGCCGTCGCGAAGTCGAAAGACATCACGGGCGGTTTGCCGCGCGTATCCGAGCTATTTGAGGCTAGACGTCCGAAAAATACGGCTATCATCGCTGAAATCGACGGCACCGTAAGGTTTGAAAAACCGCTTCGCTCTAAAGAACGCATCGTGATCGAGGCCGACGACGGCGCTACTGCCGAGTACTTGATAGACAAAACTCGTCAAATTCAAGTTCGCGACGGCGAATTTATCCACGCCGGCGAGAAGCTAACCGACGGACTAATATCAAGCCACGACGTTTTGAGAATTTTGGGCGAAAAGGCGCTGCACTATTATTTGATCAGCGAAATTCAGCAAGTTTACCGCTCTCAAGGCGTTGCGATCGCCGATAAGCACATTGAGATCATAGTTTCTCAGATGCTTCGCCAGGTTAAGATCGTCGATAGCGGCGATACGAATTTCATCACCGGCGATATGATCTCTCGAACGAGATTTAAGGAAGAAAACGAGCGCATAATGCGAATGGGCGGCAATCCTGCGATCGCCGAGCCTATTTTGCTAGGCGTTACGCGCGCGGCTATCGGAAGCGATAGCGTGATCTCTGCGGCATCGTTCCAAGAGACGACTAAGGTTCTAACCGAGGCTTCGATCGCAGCCAAGATCGACCACCTCGAGGATCTAAAAGAAAACGTCATCCTAGGACGCATGATCCCTGTTGGAACGGGCCTTTATCAAGATCAAAAGATCAAGCTAAAACAAAACTAA
- a CDS encoding DoxX family protein, translating to MKNFDLGILFARLGLGVCLFMHGFAKISHGIDGVKGILAKVGLPEIMAYGPYVGEVIAPIMIILGIFSRIGALLVIGTSLTIMYAYHGLGNLLELTNAGGFKAEILYLYIALSLCVIFNGSGKYAIRKD from the coding sequence ATGAAAAATTTCGATTTGGGAATTTTGTTTGCGAGACTAGGGCTTGGTGTCTGTCTTTTTATGCACGGCTTTGCGAAAATTTCACACGGCATAGACGGCGTGAAAGGCATTTTGGCAAAAGTCGGCTTGCCTGAGATTATGGCTTACGGTCCATATGTCGGCGAGGTTATAGCTCCAATAATGATAATTCTAGGGATATTTTCAAGGATCGGCGCGCTACTCGTAATCGGCACGAGCCTAACGATAATGTACGCCTATCACGGGCTTGGAAATTTGCTAGAGCTTACAAATGCAGGCGGCTTTAAGGCTGAAATTTTGTATCTTTACATTGCCTTGTCGCTTTGCGTCATCTTTAACGGAAGCGGAAAATACGCGATTAGAAAAGATTAG
- the rpsG gene encoding 30S ribosomal protein S7, which translates to MRRRKAPVREVMPDPIYGNKVITKFINSLMYDGKKSVATEIMYGAIKAIEKKSGDVKGIDVFNDAIENIKPLMEVKSRRVGGATYQVPVEVRPARQQALAIRWIIGFARKRSERTMIDKLANELLDAANSKGASFKKKEDTYKMAEANKAFAHYRW; encoded by the coding sequence ATGAGAAGAAGAAAAGCTCCCGTCAGGGAAGTAATGCCGGATCCAATTTACGGCAATAAGGTAATCACTAAATTTATTAACTCTCTTATGTATGACGGCAAAAAAAGCGTCGCTACCGAGATCATGTATGGCGCTATCAAAGCTATCGAGAAAAAAAGCGGCGACGTAAAAGGCATAGACGTATTTAACGATGCTATCGAAAACATTAAGCCTCTTATGGAGGTTAAATCTCGTCGCGTCGGCGGCGCTACCTACCAAGTACCGGTAGAGGTTCGCCCAGCTCGCCAACAAGCTCTTGCTATCCGCTGGATCATCGGCTTTGCTAGAAAAAGAAGCGAAAGAACGATGATAGACAAGCTAGCTAACGAGCTACTTGATGCGGCAAATTCAAAAGGCGCGTCTTTCAAGAAGAAGGAAGACACCTACAAAATGGCAGAAGCTAACAAAGCGTTTGCTCACTACCGCTGGTAA
- the fusA gene encoding elongation factor G translates to MADRKTPLHMVRNIGIAAHIDAGKTTTSERILFFTGMSHKIGEVHDGAATMDWMEQEKERGITITSAATTCFWKDHQINLIDTPGHVDFTIEVERSMRVLDGAVSVFCSVGGVQPQSETVWRQANKYHVPRIVFVNKMDRIGANFYNVESQIRNRLKANPVPIQIPIGAEDNFRGVVDLVKMKAYVWEDDKKPTDYKEIEIPAEVKEKAEEYRTKLIEAVSETDDSLMEKFFSGEELSEEEIKKGIKAGCLRMTITPMLCGTAFKNKGIQPLLDAVVAYLPAPDEIEAIKGVYEDGSEVTVESTDNGEFAALAFKIMTDPFVGQLTFIRVYRGSLESGSYAYNTVQDNKERIGRLLKMHSNKREEISILHAGEIGAVVGLKNTLTGDTLASEKDKVILEKMDFPEPVISVAVEPKTKADQEKMAIALQKLAQEDPSFRVGTDEESGQTIISGMGELHLEIIVDRMLREFKVDAEVGQPQVAYRETIRKTVEQEYKYAKQSGGRGQYGHVFLRLEPLPAASGFEFVNDIKGGVVPKEYIPAVEKGCKEALQSGVLAGYPVEDVKVTLFDGSYHEVDSSEMAFKLAASMGFKEGARKAGAVILEPMMKVEVETPEDYMGDVIGDLNKRRGQVNSMDERNGSKIITAFCPLAQMFGYSTDLRSMTQGRATYSMEFDHYEEVPKNVSEEIIKKRNG, encoded by the coding sequence ATGGCAGATAGAAAAACCCCTTTACATATGGTTAGAAACATCGGTATCGCCGCTCACATCGATGCTGGTAAAACTACGACCAGCGAAAGAATTTTGTTCTTTACGGGTATGAGCCACAAGATAGGCGAGGTTCACGACGGCGCTGCTACGATGGACTGGATGGAACAAGAAAAAGAGCGCGGCATCACGATTACGTCTGCGGCGACCACTTGCTTCTGGAAAGATCACCAGATAAATTTGATCGACACTCCGGGCCACGTCGACTTTACTATCGAAGTCGAGCGTTCTATGCGCGTTCTTGACGGTGCTGTTTCGGTATTTTGCTCAGTCGGCGGCGTACAGCCTCAGTCTGAGACCGTTTGGAGACAAGCAAATAAATATCACGTTCCAAGAATCGTTTTCGTAAATAAAATGGACAGAATCGGCGCAAATTTTTATAACGTCGAGTCCCAAATCAGAAACCGTCTAAAAGCAAATCCGGTGCCTATTCAAATTCCTATCGGCGCAGAGGATAACTTTAGAGGCGTAGTCGATTTGGTTAAAATGAAAGCTTACGTTTGGGAAGACGACAAAAAGCCGACTGACTATAAAGAGATAGAGATTCCGGCGGAAGTAAAAGAAAAGGCAGAAGAGTACCGCACTAAGTTAATCGAAGCGGTTTCTGAAACCGATGATAGCTTGATGGAGAAATTTTTCTCAGGCGAGGAGCTAAGCGAAGAAGAGATCAAAAAAGGTATTAAAGCAGGCTGCTTAAGAATGACCATAACTCCGATGCTTTGTGGCACGGCGTTTAAAAACAAAGGCATCCAGCCGCTGCTTGACGCGGTCGTAGCGTATTTGCCTGCACCTGATGAGATCGAGGCGATTAAGGGCGTTTATGAAGACGGTAGCGAAGTAACGGTAGAAAGCACCGATAACGGCGAATTTGCAGCTCTTGCGTTTAAGATTATGACCGACCCGTTCGTAGGACAGCTTACCTTTATCCGCGTTTATCGCGGTAGCCTTGAGAGCGGTAGCTATGCTTACAACACAGTTCAGGATAATAAAGAAAGAATCGGTCGCTTGCTAAAAATGCACTCAAACAAACGCGAGGAAATTTCGATTCTCCACGCGGGCGAGATCGGCGCGGTCGTAGGTCTAAAAAATACCCTAACCGGCGATACGCTTGCAAGCGAAAAAGACAAGGTTATCCTTGAGAAGATGGACTTCCCTGAGCCGGTTATCAGCGTTGCTGTCGAGCCAAAAACTAAAGCCGATCAAGAAAAAATGGCTATCGCGCTTCAAAAGCTAGCTCAAGAAGACCCAAGCTTTAGAGTAGGTACCGACGAAGAGAGCGGTCAAACCATCATCAGCGGTATGGGCGAGCTTCATCTTGAGATCATCGTAGACAGAATGCTACGCGAATTTAAGGTCGATGCCGAAGTAGGTCAGCCACAAGTTGCATATCGCGAGACTATCCGCAAAACCGTCGAGCAAGAGTATAAATATGCTAAGCAATCAGGCGGTCGCGGTCAGTACGGACACGTATTCTTGCGCCTTGAGCCGCTACCTGCGGCTAGCGGATTTGAGTTCGTTAACGACATTAAAGGCGGCGTGGTTCCTAAAGAGTACATCCCGGCGGTTGAAAAAGGCTGCAAAGAGGCGCTACAAAGCGGCGTGCTTGCCGGCTATCCGGTCGAGGACGTTAAAGTTACCCTATTTGACGGTAGCTACCACGAAGTCGACTCATCTGAAATGGCGTTTAAACTAGCTGCTTCTATGGGCTTCAAAGAGGGTGCTAGAAAAGCGGGTGCGGTTATCCTTGAGCCTATGATGAAGGTCGAGGTTGAGACGCCTGAGGATTATATGGGCGACGTTATCGGCGACTTAAACAAACGCCGCGGACAAGTAAACTCTATGGATGAGCGCAACGGAAGCAAGATCATCACGGCTTTCTGCCCGCTAGCTCAGATGTTTGGTTACTCTACTGACCTTCGCTCTATGACGCAAGGTCGCGCGACATATTCTATGGAATTTGACCACTACGAGGAAGTTCCAAAGAACGTCAGCGAAGAGATCATCAAGAAAAGAAACGGCTAA